Proteins from one Pseudomonas grandcourensis genomic window:
- the secB gene encoding protein-export chaperone SecB yields MTDQQNTAANEEETAPQFSLQRIYVRDLSFEAPKSPAIFRQQWEPSVGLDLNTRQKSLESDFHEVVLTLSVTVKNGDEVAFIAEVQQAGIFLIKNLDDASMSHTLGAFCPNILFPYARETLDSLVTRGSFPALMLAPVNFDALYAQELQRMQAAGETPTVQ; encoded by the coding sequence ATGACTGACCAACAGAACACTGCTGCGAACGAAGAAGAAACTGCACCGCAATTCTCCTTGCAGCGCATTTATGTGCGTGACCTGTCCTTCGAAGCTCCGAAAAGCCCGGCGATCTTCCGCCAGCAGTGGGAGCCGAGCGTCGGCCTGGATCTGAACACCCGCCAGAAGTCGCTGGAATCCGACTTCCACGAAGTCGTGCTGACCCTGTCGGTTACCGTGAAAAACGGTGACGAAGTGGCGTTCATCGCTGAAGTGCAACAGGCCGGGATCTTCCTGATCAAGAACCTGGACGACGCTTCGATGAGCCACACCCTGGGTGCGTTCTGCCCGAACATCCTGTTCCCGTACGCTCGCGAAACCCTGGACAGCCTGGTGACCCGCGGTTCGTTCCCGGCACTGATGCTGGCTCCGGTGAACTTCGATGCGCTGTACGCTCAAGAGCTGCAACGCATGCAGGCTGCTGGCGAGACTCCGACTGTTCAGTAA
- the glnL gene encoding nitrogen regulation protein NR(II), giving the protein MTISDALHRLLLDNLTTATILLDAELRLEYMNPAAEMLLAISGQRSHGQFISELFTESTEALNSLRQAVEQAHPFTKREAMLTALTGQTLTVDYAVTPILSNGDTMLLLEVHPRDRLLRITKEEAQLSKQETSKMLVRGLAHEIKNPLGGIRGAAQLLARELPEESLRDYTNVIIEEADRLRNLVDRMLGSNKLPSLAMCNVHEVLERVCHLVEAESQGCITLVRDYDPSIPDVLIDREQMIQAVLNIVRNAMQAISTQNELRLGRISLRTRAMRQFTIGHVRHRLVTKIEIIDNGPGIPAELQETIFFPMVSGRPDGTGLGLAITQNIISQHQGLIECDSHPGHTTFSIFLPLEQGATST; this is encoded by the coding sequence ATGACCATTAGCGACGCACTCCACCGTTTGCTACTCGACAACCTCACCACTGCCACCATCCTGCTTGATGCCGAACTGCGCCTCGAGTACATGAACCCGGCGGCGGAGATGCTGCTGGCCATCAGCGGTCAGCGCAGCCATGGGCAGTTCATCAGTGAGTTGTTTACTGAATCGACCGAGGCACTGAACTCGTTGCGCCAGGCCGTCGAGCAAGCGCACCCGTTCACCAAGCGCGAAGCCATGCTCACCGCCCTCACCGGTCAGACCCTGACCGTCGACTACGCGGTAACGCCGATCCTGAGCAACGGCGACACGATGCTGCTGCTCGAAGTCCACCCCCGTGACCGCCTGCTGCGGATCACCAAGGAAGAAGCACAGCTGTCGAAACAGGAAACCAGCAAGATGCTGGTGCGCGGCCTTGCCCATGAAATCAAGAACCCCTTGGGCGGGATTCGCGGCGCGGCACAATTGCTGGCCCGGGAACTGCCGGAAGAAAGCCTGCGCGACTACACCAACGTCATCATTGAAGAAGCTGACCGCCTGCGTAACCTGGTGGACCGCATGCTCGGCTCCAACAAGCTGCCGTCGCTGGCCATGTGCAATGTCCACGAAGTGCTGGAGCGTGTCTGCCATCTGGTGGAGGCCGAAAGCCAGGGCTGCATCACCTTGGTGCGCGACTACGATCCAAGCATCCCCGACGTCCTGATCGACCGCGAGCAAATGATTCAGGCCGTACTGAACATCGTGCGCAACGCCATGCAGGCCATCAGCACCCAGAATGAACTGCGCCTGGGCCGCATCAGCCTGCGCACCCGCGCCATGCGCCAGTTCACCATTGGTCACGTGCGCCATCGCCTGGTGACCAAGATCGAGATCATCGACAACGGTCCGGGTATCCCGGCAGAACTTCAGGAAACCATTTTCTTCCCCATGGTCAGCGGTCGTCCGGACGGTACCGGGCTGGGCCTGGCCATTACCCAGAACATCATCAGCCAGCACCAGGGCCTGATCGAATGTGACAGCCACCCCGGCCACACCACCTTCTCGATCTTTCTGCCACTGGAACAAGGAGCCACATCGACATGA
- the glnA gene encoding glutamate--ammonia ligase, producing the protein MSKSVQLIKDHDVKWIDLRFTDTKGTQHHVTMPARDALDDDFFEVGKMFDGSSIAGWKGIEASDMILMPDDSTAVLDPFTEEPTLILVCDIIEPSSMQGYDRDPRAIAKRAEEYLKATAIGDTVYAGPEPEFFIFDQVKFKSDISGSMFKIYSEQGSWMSDQDIEGGNKGHRPGVKGGYFPVPPFDHDHEIRTSMCNALEEMGLTVEVHHHEVATAGQNEIGVKFNTLVKKADETQTLKYVVHNVADAYGRTATFMPKPLYGDNGSGMHVHMSIWKDGKNTFAGEGYAGLSDTALYFIGGIIKHGKALNGFTNPATNSYKRLVPGFEAPVMLAYSARNRSASIRIPYVSSPKARRIEARFPDPAANPYLCFAALLMAGLDGIQNKIHPGDAADKNLYDLPPEEAKEIPQVCGSLKEALEELDKGRAFLTKGGVFSDDFIDAYIALKSEEEIKVRTFVHPLEYELYYSC; encoded by the coding sequence ATGTCGAAGTCGGTTCAACTCATCAAAGATCATGACGTCAAGTGGATTGATCTGCGCTTCACGGACACCAAAGGCACTCAGCACCACGTGACCATGCCGGCTCGCGATGCGCTGGATGACGATTTCTTCGAAGTCGGCAAAATGTTCGACGGTTCCTCCATCGCTGGCTGGAAAGGCATCGAAGCCTCCGACATGATCCTGATGCCGGACGACTCCACCGCTGTCCTGGATCCGTTCACCGAAGAGCCGACCCTGATCCTGGTCTGCGACATCATCGAACCTTCGAGCATGCAAGGCTACGACCGCGACCCACGTGCGATCGCCAAGCGCGCCGAAGAGTACCTGAAGGCCACCGCTATCGGTGACACCGTATACGCCGGTCCAGAGCCAGAGTTCTTCATCTTCGACCAGGTGAAGTTCAAGTCCGACATTTCCGGCTCCATGTTCAAGATCTACTCTGAACAAGGTTCGTGGATGTCCGACCAGGACATCGAAGGCGGCAACAAAGGCCACCGTCCAGGCGTCAAAGGCGGCTACTTCCCGGTTCCGCCGTTCGACCACGACCACGAAATCCGTACCTCCATGTGCAACGCACTGGAAGAAATGGGCCTGACCGTTGAAGTTCACCACCACGAAGTGGCGACTGCCGGCCAGAACGAAATCGGCGTCAAGTTCAACACCCTGGTGAAGAAAGCCGACGAAACCCAAACCCTGAAGTACGTTGTACACAACGTTGCTGACGCTTACGGCCGCACCGCGACCTTCATGCCGAAGCCACTGTACGGCGACAACGGTTCGGGCATGCACGTTCACATGTCCATCTGGAAAGATGGCAAGAACACCTTCGCTGGCGAAGGCTATGCCGGCCTGTCCGACACCGCCCTGTACTTCATCGGCGGCATCATCAAGCACGGTAAGGCCCTGAACGGCTTCACCAACCCGGCTACCAACTCCTACAAGCGTCTGGTTCCAGGCTTCGAAGCTCCAGTGATGCTGGCCTACTCGGCTCGCAACCGTTCCGCTTCGATCCGTATTCCTTACGTGTCGAGCCCGAAAGCCCGCCGTATCGAAGCACGCTTCCCGGATCCGGCTGCCAACCCGTACCTGTGCTTCGCCGCACTGCTGATGGCTGGCCTGGACGGCATCCAGAACAAGATCCACCCTGGCGACGCAGCTGACAAAAACCTGTACGACCTGCCGCCTGAAGAGGCCAAAGAGATCCCACAAGTTTGCGGCAGCCTGAAGGAAGCCCTGGAAGAGCTGGACAAAGGTCGTGCGTTCCTGACCAAAGGCGGCGTTTTCAGCGACGACTTCATCGACGCTTACATCGCCCTGAAAAGCGAAGAAGAAATCAAAGTACGTACTTTCGTACACCCACTGGAATACGAGCTGTACTACAGCTGCTGA
- a CDS encoding DUF4124 domain-containing protein, with protein sequence MKAWLLIACLIALPASAEVFMYVDAQGNRVFTDQPKPGDARRVPLTTTNRMAATPTSAAPLLAQSSPEVETLFHYEVLRILIPEPDATIRSNTGEVIVSATNEPALQPGHRYRLLLDGQPTAEPGLSPVFALSNIDRGSHTLSVEILDEQGRIVERTASQPFHMQRTSLAQKRRIKPCVLEDYGQRPECPLSDKPGEEKNPFQRLF encoded by the coding sequence TTGAAGGCCTGGCTGCTGATCGCCTGCCTGATTGCCCTGCCCGCCTCGGCAGAGGTCTTCATGTATGTCGACGCTCAGGGTAATCGGGTTTTCACCGACCAGCCCAAACCCGGTGACGCCAGGCGCGTACCGCTGACAACGACCAATCGAATGGCAGCCACCCCCACCAGCGCAGCGCCGTTGCTTGCCCAGAGCAGTCCTGAAGTAGAAACGCTGTTCCACTATGAGGTGCTGCGCATCCTGATCCCGGAACCCGACGCAACCATCCGCAGCAACACCGGCGAAGTCATCGTCAGCGCGACCAACGAACCTGCCCTGCAACCCGGTCACCGCTACCGGTTGCTGCTCGACGGCCAGCCCACCGCCGAACCCGGCTTGAGCCCGGTGTTCGCCTTGAGCAACATCGATCGCGGCAGCCATACCCTGTCCGTGGAAATCCTCGACGAACAGGGGCGCATCGTCGAACGCACCGCCAGCCAGCCTTTCCACATGCAGCGCACGTCTCTCGCCCAGAAGCGCAGGATCAAACCCTGCGTCCTCGAAGACTACGGCCAGCGGCCGGAATGCCCGCTCAGCGACAAACCCGGCGAAGAAAAAAATCCTTTCCAGAGACTTTTCTAA
- the typA gene encoding translational GTPase TypA, which produces MIENLRNIAIIAHVDHGKTTLVDKLLRQSGTLERNELNDERVMDSNDQEKERGITILAKNTAINWNGYHINIVDTPGHADFGGEVERVMSMVDSVLLLVDAQDGPMPQTRFVTKKAFEAGLRPIVVINKVDRPGARPDWVLDQIFDLFDNLGATEEQLDFKVVYASALNGIAGLDHTEMAEDMTPLYQSIVDNVPAPKVDRDGPFQMQISALDYNSFLGVIGVGRIARGRVKPNTPVVAIDADGKKRNGRILKLMGHHGLHRIDVEEALAGDIVCISGFDQLFISDTLCDPLNVEAMKPLTVDEPTVSMTFQVNDSPFCGKEGKFVTSRNIKERLDKELLFNVALRVEEGDTADKFKVSGRGELHLSVLIETMRREGFEMGVGRPEVIIRMVDGVKHEPYENVTIDLPEESQGAIMEQIGIRKGDLTNMVPDGKGRVRLEYNIPARGLIGFRNEFLTLTSGAGILTSIFDRYDTMKSGDMSGRQNGVLVSVATGKALTYSLETLQSRGKLFIEHGQDIYEGQIVGLNSRDNDLGVNPTKGKKLDNMRASGKDETIALVPPVRFTLEQALEFVQEDELCEVTPKSIRLRKKILGESERTRAAKKSGN; this is translated from the coding sequence GTGATCGAAAATCTACGCAACATCGCCATCATTGCCCACGTTGACCATGGTAAGACCACCCTGGTAGACAAACTCCTGCGTCAATCCGGCACCCTGGAGCGCAACGAGCTCAACGACGAGCGCGTGATGGACTCCAACGACCAGGAAAAAGAGCGCGGTATTACCATTCTGGCGAAAAACACCGCCATCAACTGGAACGGCTACCACATCAACATCGTGGACACCCCGGGCCACGCCGACTTCGGCGGCGAAGTTGAACGCGTAATGTCGATGGTCGACTCCGTTCTGCTGCTGGTTGACGCTCAAGACGGCCCTATGCCGCAAACCCGTTTCGTGACCAAGAAGGCTTTCGAAGCCGGCCTGCGTCCAATCGTGGTCATCAACAAGGTTGACCGTCCAGGCGCGCGTCCGGACTGGGTTCTGGACCAGATCTTCGACCTGTTCGACAACCTGGGTGCTACCGAAGAACAGCTGGACTTCAAAGTCGTCTACGCCTCGGCCCTGAACGGTATTGCCGGTCTGGACCACACTGAAATGGCTGAAGACATGACCCCGCTGTACCAGTCGATCGTCGACAACGTACCAGCGCCGAAAGTCGACCGTGACGGTCCGTTCCAGATGCAGATCTCCGCACTGGACTACAACAGCTTCCTGGGTGTGATCGGCGTTGGCCGTATCGCTCGCGGTCGCGTCAAGCCGAACACTCCGGTCGTGGCTATCGACGCTGACGGCAAGAAGCGCAACGGTCGTATCCTGAAGCTGATGGGTCACCACGGCCTGCACCGCATTGACGTTGAAGAAGCTTTGGCTGGCGACATCGTCTGCATCAGTGGCTTCGACCAGCTGTTCATCTCCGACACCCTGTGCGACCCACTGAACGTCGAAGCGATGAAGCCGCTGACCGTTGACGAACCAACCGTTTCCATGACCTTCCAGGTAAACGACTCGCCTTTCTGCGGTAAAGAAGGCAAGTTCGTGACCAGCCGTAACATCAAGGAACGTCTGGACAAGGAACTGCTGTTCAACGTTGCTCTGCGCGTTGAAGAAGGCGACACCGCCGACAAGTTCAAAGTCTCCGGCCGTGGTGAGCTGCACCTCTCGGTACTGATCGAAACCATGCGTCGCGAAGGCTTCGAAATGGGTGTTGGTCGTCCGGAAGTGATCATCCGTATGGTTGATGGCGTCAAGCACGAACCGTACGAAAACGTGACCATCGACCTGCCGGAAGAATCCCAGGGCGCGATCATGGAACAGATCGGTATCCGTAAAGGCGACCTGACCAACATGGTTCCGGATGGCAAGGGCCGTGTGCGCCTTGAGTACAACATCCCGGCCCGTGGTCTGATCGGTTTCCGTAACGAGTTCCTGACCCTGACCTCCGGTGCAGGCATCCTGACCTCGATCTTCGACCGTTACGACACCATGAAGTCCGGTGACATGTCCGGCCGTCAGAACGGCGTGCTGGTATCGGTTGCTACCGGTAAGGCACTGACCTACTCGCTGGAAACCCTGCAGTCGCGTGGCAAGCTGTTCATCGAACACGGCCAGGACATCTATGAAGGTCAAATCGTTGGTCTGAACAGCCGCGACAACGACCTGGGTGTTAACCCAACCAAAGGCAAGAAGCTCGACAACATGCGCGCTTCGGGTAAAGACGAAACCATCGCTCTGGTTCCGCCTGTACGCTTCACTCTGGAGCAAGCTCTGGAATTCGTACAAGAAGACGAGCTGTGTGAAGTCACGCCTAAGTCCATCCGTCTTCGCAAGAAGATCCTGGGCGAAAGCGAGCGTACCCGCGCTGCCAAGAAGTCCGGTAACTAA
- the trmL gene encoding tRNA (uridine(34)/cytosine(34)/5-carboxymethylaminomethyluridine(34)-2'-O)-methyltransferase TrmL, translated as MFHVILFQPEIPPNTGNVIRLCANSGCHLHLIEPLGFEMDDKRLRRAGLDYHEYATLQRHADLASCLESLGHPRLFAFTTKGSRPFHDASFAPGDAFLFGPESRGLPADVLDALPGEQRLRLPMREGCRSLNLSNTVAVAVYEAWRQNDFK; from the coding sequence ATGTTTCACGTCATCCTTTTCCAACCAGAAATTCCGCCGAATACCGGCAACGTTATCAGGCTGTGCGCCAACAGTGGCTGCCACCTGCATTTGATCGAACCGCTGGGCTTCGAGATGGACGACAAGCGTCTGCGCCGGGCCGGCCTCGATTACCACGAGTATGCCACCCTGCAACGCCACGCGGACCTCGCCAGCTGCCTGGAGAGCCTCGGCCATCCACGACTGTTCGCCTTCACCACCAAGGGTTCGCGGCCGTTCCACGATGCCAGCTTCGCCCCTGGCGACGCGTTCCTGTTCGGCCCGGAAAGCCGGGGCTTGCCCGCCGACGTGCTGGATGCCCTGCCTGGTGAGCAACGTCTGCGCCTGCCGATGCGCGAGGGCTGCCGCAGCCTGAACCTGTCCAATACCGTGGCGGTGGCCGTTTACGAAGCCTGGCGTCAGAACGACTTCAAATAA
- a CDS encoding DUF4124 domain-containing protein, whose amino-acid sequence MGRGFLFILLLIALPATAQIYKYTDTNGATAYSNQPPDGVSAQPVDLPPLNSVERQPAGEVAPAAETGRKELPHKTYDVLELTGLPSTEALRANNGTFTINVLIKPRLQDPHLLRLLLDGQPYGQPGNVPTLQLMNIDRGEHRLAVQVIDDENVVQQSPTVTFTVQRVHKP is encoded by the coding sequence ATGGGTCGTGGTTTTCTATTCATCCTGCTGTTGATCGCTCTGCCCGCCACGGCGCAGATCTACAAGTACACGGACACCAACGGCGCCACCGCGTACAGCAATCAACCGCCTGACGGCGTCAGCGCTCAACCGGTCGACTTGCCGCCCCTCAACAGCGTCGAACGCCAGCCTGCCGGCGAAGTCGCGCCCGCTGCTGAGACCGGTCGTAAAGAACTGCCCCACAAGACCTATGACGTGCTGGAGCTGACAGGCCTGCCCAGCACCGAAGCCCTGCGCGCCAACAATGGCACCTTCACGATAAATGTACTGATCAAGCCGCGCCTGCAAGATCCCCACCTGCTGCGCCTGCTGCTGGACGGTCAACCCTACGGCCAGCCAGGCAACGTGCCGACCCTGCAACTGATGAACATCGATCGCGGCGAACACCGCCTCGCCGTGCAAGTGATCGATGACGAAAACGTCGTGCAGCAGAGCCCAACGGTGACATTCACCGTACAGCGAGTGCACAAGCCTTGA
- the ntrC gene encoding nitrogen regulation protein NR(I) codes for MSRSETVWIVDDDRSIRWVLEKALQQEGMTTQSFDSADGVMSRLARQQPDVIISDIRMPGASGLELLARIREQHPRLPVIIMTAHSDLDSAVASYQGGAFEYLPKPFDVDEAVSLVKRANQHAQEQQGLEVAPTLTRTPEIIGEAPAMQEVFRAIGRLSHSNITVLINGESGTGKELVAHALHRHSPRAASPFIALNMAAIPKDLMESELFGHEKGAFTGAANLRRGRFEQADGGTLFLDEIGDMPADTQTRLLRVLADGEFYRVGGHVPVKVDVRIIAATHQNLETLVHAGKFREDLFHRLNVIRIHIPRLSDRREDIPTLAKHFLGRAAQELAVEPKLLKSETEEYLKNLPWPGNVRQLENTCRWITVMASGREVHIGDLPPELLSLPQDSAPVTNWEQALRQWADQALARGQSSLLDSAVPAFERIMIETALKHTAGRRRDAAVLLGWGRNTLTRKIKELGMKVDGGDDDEGDEG; via the coding sequence ATGAGCCGTAGTGAAACCGTGTGGATCGTCGATGACGACCGTTCTATCCGTTGGGTCCTGGAAAAAGCCTTGCAACAGGAAGGCATGACCACGCAAAGCTTCGACAGCGCCGACGGCGTGATGAGCCGTCTGGCGCGCCAGCAGCCGGACGTGATCATCTCCGACATCCGCATGCCCGGTGCCAGCGGCCTGGAGCTTCTGGCGCGGATTCGCGAACAGCACCCACGGCTGCCGGTGATCATCATGACCGCGCACTCCGATCTGGACAGCGCTGTCGCGTCCTATCAGGGCGGCGCCTTCGAATACCTGCCCAAGCCGTTCGATGTCGACGAGGCAGTTTCCCTGGTCAAGCGCGCCAACCAGCACGCTCAGGAACAACAAGGCCTGGAAGTCGCCCCGACCCTGACCCGCACCCCGGAAATCATCGGCGAAGCGCCGGCGATGCAGGAAGTGTTTCGCGCCATCGGACGCTTGAGCCACTCCAACATCACCGTGCTGATCAATGGTGAATCGGGTACCGGTAAAGAACTGGTGGCCCACGCGCTGCATCGTCACAGCCCGCGCGCCGCTTCGCCGTTCATTGCGCTGAACATGGCGGCGATCCCCAAAGACCTGATGGAATCCGAACTGTTCGGCCATGAAAAAGGCGCGTTCACCGGTGCGGCCAACCTGCGTCGCGGGCGTTTCGAGCAAGCCGATGGCGGTACGCTGTTCCTCGACGAAATCGGTGACATGCCCGCCGATACCCAGACCCGTTTGCTTCGCGTACTGGCCGATGGCGAGTTCTACCGGGTCGGCGGTCATGTGCCGGTGAAGGTCGATGTGCGCATCATCGCTGCGACTCACCAGAATCTGGAAACCCTGGTGCACGCCGGGAAATTCCGTGAGGACTTGTTCCATCGCCTCAACGTGATCCGCATCCATATCCCGCGCTTGTCCGATCGCCGCGAAGATATCCCGACCCTGGCCAAGCACTTCCTCGGCCGCGCCGCCCAGGAACTGGCAGTCGAGCCGAAGCTGCTGAAAAGCGAAACCGAGGAATACCTGAAGAACCTGCCGTGGCCCGGCAACGTGCGTCAGCTGGAGAACACCTGCCGCTGGATCACGGTGATGGCTTCGGGTCGCGAAGTGCACATCGGTGACCTGCCGCCGGAACTGCTGAGCCTGCCGCAGGACTCTGCACCGGTCACCAACTGGGAGCAGGCCCTGCGCCAGTGGGCTGACCAGGCCCTTGCCCGTGGTCAGTCGAGCCTGCTCGACAGCGCCGTACCAGCCTTCGAGCGGATCATGATCGAGACCGCCCTCAAGCACACCGCCGGTCGCCGCCGCGATGCCGCCGTCTTGCTGGGTTGGGGACGCAACACCCTGACTCGCAAGATCAAGGAATTGGGGATGAAAGTGGATGGCGGGGATGATGATGAGGGGGATGAGGGCTAA
- a CDS encoding YkgJ family cysteine cluster protein, with protein sequence MMKPNLIAAAEIDRLDTWAKYSAPMCGSCMSSCCTLPVEVKIKDLIRIGVVDEFELGDPPKNIAKRLQKEGLVERFNQKSGIFTLQRMSNNDCLYLDRKSRLCTIYEKRPDTCRNHPKIGPRPGYCAYKPKEVERERSSRSIERF encoded by the coding sequence ATGATGAAGCCGAACCTGATCGCTGCCGCAGAGATCGACCGCCTCGATACCTGGGCCAAGTACTCTGCCCCGATGTGCGGCTCGTGCATGTCCAGCTGCTGCACCCTGCCCGTCGAGGTCAAGATCAAGGATCTGATCCGCATCGGCGTGGTCGATGAATTCGAGCTGGGTGATCCGCCGAAGAACATCGCCAAGCGCCTGCAAAAGGAAGGTCTGGTCGAGCGCTTCAACCAGAAGTCAGGAATCTTTACCCTCCAGCGCATGAGCAACAACGACTGCCTGTACCTGGATCGTAAGAGCCGTCTGTGCACTATTTATGAAAAGCGCCCGGATACCTGCCGCAATCACCCAAAAATCGGCCCGCGGCCGGGGTATTGCGCGTACAAGCCCAAGGAAGTGGAGCGCGAGCGGAGTTCGCGGAGTATCGAGCGGTTCTGA
- the thiI gene encoding tRNA uracil 4-sulfurtransferase ThiI: MKLIVKVFPEITIKSRPVRTKFIRQLAKNIRAVLRDLDPAVVVNGVWDNLELETRVTDPKALKEMGERLTCMPGIAHFLQIDEYPLGDFDDITEKCRQHYGDALAGKIFSVRCKRAGKHPFSSMDVEKYVGSKLRRECGAAGIDLKAPEIEVRIEVRDQRLFVIHSQHNGIGGYPLGALEQTLVLMSGGFDSTVAAYQIMRRGLMAHFCFFNLGGRAHELGVMEVAHFIWKKYGSSQRVLFVSVPFEEVLGEILGKVDNSHMGVVLKRMMLRASSQIADRLQIDALVTGEAISQVSSQTLPNLSVIDCVTDKLVLRPLIASHKQDIIDLANEIGTADFARHMPEYCGVISVNPKTAAKRYRVEHEEKEFDMAVLERALENAKLVPIDRVIDELGQDLQIEEVSEALAGQIVIDIRHPDAAEDDPLDLAGIEVQTMPFYAVNARFKELDPTRQYLLYCDKGVMSRLHAHHLLSEGHANVRVYRPS; the protein is encoded by the coding sequence ATGAAATTAATCGTAAAAGTCTTCCCCGAGATCACCATCAAGAGTCGACCTGTCCGGACGAAATTTATCCGCCAGTTGGCCAAAAACATCCGCGCCGTGCTCCGCGATCTGGACCCGGCCGTGGTGGTGAATGGCGTGTGGGACAATCTCGAGCTGGAAACCCGCGTTACCGACCCGAAAGCCTTGAAAGAGATGGGTGAGCGCCTGACCTGCATGCCAGGCATCGCGCACTTTCTGCAGATCGACGAGTACCCGCTGGGCGACTTCGACGACATCACCGAAAAGTGCAGGCAGCACTACGGCGATGCGCTGGCCGGGAAGATTTTCTCGGTGCGTTGCAAGCGTGCGGGCAAGCACCCGTTCAGCTCGATGGACGTCGAAAAATACGTCGGCAGCAAGCTGCGTCGCGAGTGCGGCGCCGCCGGGATCGACCTGAAAGCGCCGGAGATCGAAGTCCGGATCGAAGTTCGCGACCAACGGTTGTTCGTGATCCACAGCCAGCACAACGGCATCGGCGGATATCCGCTGGGCGCCCTGGAGCAGACCCTGGTGCTGATGTCCGGTGGCTTCGACTCCACCGTGGCGGCCTACCAGATCATGCGCCGCGGCCTGATGGCGCATTTCTGCTTCTTCAATCTGGGCGGACGTGCCCACGAACTGGGCGTCATGGAAGTCGCGCATTTCATCTGGAAGAAGTACGGCAGCTCCCAACGCGTGCTATTTGTCAGTGTGCCGTTTGAAGAAGTGCTGGGCGAAATTCTCGGCAAAGTCGATAACAGTCATATGGGCGTAGTATTGAAGCGTATGATGTTGCGCGCTTCGTCCCAAATTGCCGATCGACTGCAGATCGACGCGCTGGTCACCGGTGAGGCGATCTCCCAGGTGTCGAGCCAGACGCTGCCGAACCTGTCGGTGATCGACTGCGTGACCGACAAGCTGGTGTTGCGTCCGCTGATCGCGAGTCACAAGCAGGACATCATCGACCTGGCCAACGAAATCGGCACCGCCGATTTCGCCCGGCACATGCCGGAATACTGCGGCGTCATCTCGGTCAATCCGAAGACTGCAGCCAAGCGCTATCGCGTCGAGCATGAAGAGAAAGAATTCGATATGGCGGTACTCGAGCGTGCGCTCGAAAACGCCAAGCTGGTGCCGATCGATCGCGTGATCGATGAACTGGGCCAGGATTTGCAGATTGAAGAAGTCAGCGAAGCGCTGGCCGGTCAGATCGTCATCGACATCCGTCACCCGGATGCCGCTGAGGACGACCCGCTGGACCTTGCTGGCATCGAGGTACAAACGATGCCGTTTTATGCAGTGAACGCTCGTTTCAAGGAACTGGACCCTACTCGCCAGTACCTGCTGTATTGCGACAAAGGCGTGATGAGTCGCCTGCATGCCCACCATTTGCTCAGTGAGGGGCATGCCAATGTGCGCGTTTATCGACCGAGCTAA
- the grxC gene encoding glutaredoxin 3, producing the protein MSSVVVYSSDYCPYCSRAKYLLENKGVAFEEIKVDGKPQVRAAMAQKAGRTSVPQIWIGSTHVGGCDDLFALERAGKLDALLRA; encoded by the coding sequence ATGAGTAGCGTCGTCGTCTATTCCAGCGATTACTGCCCTTACTGCTCGCGAGCCAAGTATCTGCTCGAGAACAAAGGCGTGGCCTTCGAAGAGATCAAGGTCGATGGCAAGCCGCAGGTGCGCGCTGCGATGGCCCAGAAGGCCGGGCGTACATCCGTGCCGCAAATCTGGATCGGCAGCACCCACGTGGGTGGTTGTGATGATCTGTTCGCCCTGGAGCGCGCCGGCAAGCTCGACGCGCTGCTCAGGGCCTGA